From Streptomyces griseorubiginosus, one genomic window encodes:
- the glp gene encoding gephyrin-like molybdotransferase Glp — protein sequence MSSAATRPANQDHLWSVDEHLEDILATVRPLEPIELQLLDAQGCVLVEDVTVPVSLPPFDNSSMDGYAVRVADVAGASEEFPAVLDVVGDVAAGQAELLHVGPGQAARIMTGAPLPPGAETVVPVEWTDGGLGEGPVTGMQARALAPEGAEGHVHVYRPAEARAHVRAQGSDVRAGDRALDAGTVLGPPQIALLAAIGRGTVRVRPRPRVVVMSTGSELVQPDEGLGTGQIYDSNSFALTAAARDAGAIAYRVGAVADDAETLRSTIEDQLVRADLMVTTGGVSVGAYDVVKEALTSVGDEDEPGTGIDFRKLAMQPGKPQGFGTIGPDHTPLLALPGNPVSSYVSFELFVRPAIRALMGLDDLHRPRTRATLRADKALSSPKGRRQFLRGSHADGQVAPVGGAGSHLVAALAQADALIVVPEDVESLEPGTEVEVVLLG from the coding sequence TTGAGCAGCGCCGCGACCCGTCCCGCCAACCAGGACCACCTCTGGTCGGTGGACGAACACCTGGAGGACATCCTCGCGACCGTCCGCCCCCTCGAACCCATCGAGCTGCAACTGCTCGACGCCCAGGGCTGCGTCCTGGTCGAGGACGTCACGGTCCCGGTGTCCCTCCCGCCGTTCGACAACAGCTCCATGGACGGCTACGCGGTGCGGGTCGCGGACGTGGCGGGCGCGAGCGAGGAGTTCCCGGCCGTCCTCGACGTCGTCGGGGACGTAGCGGCCGGCCAGGCCGAGCTGCTCCATGTCGGCCCCGGGCAGGCCGCCCGCATCATGACCGGCGCCCCGCTGCCGCCCGGCGCCGAGACCGTCGTCCCCGTCGAGTGGACCGACGGAGGCCTCGGCGAGGGCCCGGTGACCGGGATGCAGGCCCGCGCTCTCGCCCCCGAGGGAGCCGAGGGGCACGTGCACGTGTACCGGCCCGCCGAGGCACGCGCGCACGTGCGCGCCCAGGGCAGCGACGTCCGGGCCGGCGACCGCGCCCTGGACGCCGGCACCGTCCTCGGCCCGCCGCAGATCGCCCTGCTCGCCGCCATCGGCCGCGGCACCGTACGCGTGCGCCCGCGCCCGCGCGTGGTCGTCATGTCCACCGGCAGCGAACTCGTCCAGCCCGACGAGGGCCTCGGCACCGGCCAGATCTACGACTCCAACAGCTTCGCCCTCACCGCGGCCGCCCGGGACGCCGGCGCCATCGCCTACCGGGTGGGCGCCGTCGCCGACGACGCCGAGACCCTGCGCTCCACCATCGAGGACCAGCTCGTCCGCGCCGACCTCATGGTCACCACGGGCGGTGTCAGCGTCGGGGCGTACGACGTCGTCAAGGAGGCGCTGACCTCCGTGGGCGACGAGGACGAACCGGGCACCGGCATCGACTTCCGCAAGCTCGCCATGCAGCCCGGCAAGCCCCAGGGCTTCGGCACCATCGGCCCCGACCACACCCCGCTCCTCGCCCTGCCCGGCAACCCGGTGTCGTCGTACGTCTCCTTCGAACTGTTCGTCCGCCCCGCGATCCGCGCCCTCATGGGCCTCGACGACCTCCACCGCCCGCGGACCCGGGCCACCCTGCGAGCGGACAAGGCGCTCAGCTCGCCCAAGGGGCGCCGCCAGTTCCTGCGCGGCAGCCACGCCGACGGCCAGGTCGCCCCGGTCGGCGGCGCCGGGTCCCATCTGGTGGCCGCGCTCGCGCAGGCGGACGCGCTGATCGTCGTACCGGAGGACGTCGAGTCCCTGGAGCCCGGCACCGAGGTCGAAGTGGTCCTGCTCGGCTGA
- the glpR gene encoding gephyrin-like molybdotransferase receptor GlpR has translation MSSSGLIYAVIVGAWAAYLVPMWLRRQDELNEARPTERFSTAIRLLSGRAGMERRYAKDLRARSTDEGEHGADDPDAVTDSVDVRAFAMPPTRPQTQAPVQPAAQGRPSEPSRESAREAGRETGREAGREAAHGDPARANAKPNAPASEHGGAPTRKQPPASAASAARRTAAAEAAAARARRMKVLARRRRTTVMLFAAFTLGTIVAAVGGLAFLWAPGVPAVMLSAYIAYLRSQERRRFAYQMDRRRAEAAAQHLRERARQPRRRASVSTGVDADEPDEGPEPATDPGLSALAADRRALVEQTDHAEWVDQQRERQRRPGHGDSWDPVPVPLPTYVTAPVAPRATADVDLGAPDAWSSARSSTVTPEHEATAAAQDGAQDGESEEELADADDRPAADGRTDARRAASARRARERGRTPLFDQYEEGERPRAANE, from the coding sequence GTGAGCAGCAGCGGCCTCATCTACGCAGTCATTGTCGGGGCCTGGGCCGCCTACTTGGTGCCGATGTGGCTCCGTAGGCAGGACGAGCTGAACGAGGCCCGTCCGACGGAACGCTTCAGCACCGCCATCCGGCTGCTGTCCGGACGGGCGGGCATGGAGCGTCGATACGCCAAGGACCTGCGCGCGCGCTCCACCGACGAGGGGGAGCACGGCGCCGACGATCCGGACGCCGTCACCGACTCGGTGGACGTCCGGGCCTTCGCCATGCCCCCGACCCGTCCGCAGACCCAGGCGCCGGTCCAGCCGGCGGCTCAGGGGCGCCCGTCCGAGCCGTCGCGCGAGTCCGCGCGGGAAGCGGGACGGGAAACGGGACGGGAGGCTGGACGAGAAGCAGCGCACGGCGACCCGGCGCGCGCGAACGCGAAGCCGAACGCGCCCGCGTCCGAGCACGGCGGCGCTCCCACACGGAAGCAGCCCCCCGCGTCCGCCGCGTCCGCCGCCCGGCGCACGGCCGCCGCGGAAGCGGCCGCGGCGCGCGCCCGGCGTATGAAGGTCCTCGCGCGCCGACGGCGTACCACGGTGATGCTCTTCGCGGCCTTCACCCTCGGCACGATCGTCGCCGCCGTCGGAGGGCTCGCCTTCCTCTGGGCGCCCGGGGTCCCCGCGGTGATGCTCAGCGCCTACATCGCGTACCTGCGCTCCCAGGAACGCCGCCGGTTCGCCTACCAGATGGACCGGCGCCGGGCCGAGGCCGCCGCGCAGCACCTGCGGGAACGGGCCCGTCAGCCGCGCCGGCGCGCGTCCGTGAGCACCGGCGTGGACGCCGACGAACCGGACGAGGGACCAGAGCCCGCGACGGATCCCGGGCTCTCCGCACTCGCCGCCGACCGGCGCGCCCTCGTCGAACAGACCGACCACGCCGAGTGGGTCGACCAGCAGCGGGAGCGGCAGCGCAGGCCCGGGCACGGGGACAGCTGGGACCCGGTACCGGTGCCGCTGCCGACGTACGTGACCGCGCCGGTCGCGCCGCGGGCCACCGCGGACGTGGACCTCGGCGCCCCCGACGCGTGGAGTTCGGCCCGGTCCAGCACGGTCACCCCGGAGCACGAGGCGACAGCTGCCGCGCAGGACGGGGCCCAGGACGGGGAATCGGAGGAGGAGCTCGCCGACGCGGACGACAGGCCCGCGGCGGACGGTCGCACCGACGCCCGCCGCGCCGCCTCCGCGCGCCGGGCACGTGAGCGTGGCCGCACCCCCCTCTTCGACCAGTACGAGGAAGGTGAACGGCCGCGCGCGGCCAACGAGTGA
- a CDS encoding type IV secretory system conjugative DNA transfer family protein: MAARVHQDERVFAESAAPGDNRRLGIAPQDQTFHGVAYGPAGSGKTNVLLHLITADITAGRPVVVLDPKRQLIDDILARVPAHRVDDIVELNAADENPVGFNPLDIGRRDPDVVVDGILAVFASVFADGYGPRTADLFSSGLRTLARGSSPNVPATLTDLPRLFSDPAFRRPYVGRVQGDLALAQFWAAWDEQGPAAQATVLAAPMNKLRQFLLRPAVVRMLDQRQGRFRLRDVFRENKVVLVPLNEGLIGPGVASLLGSLIIAEVWQAVQERAGEAGARQRPGVVYVDEAPRFVHLPTSLADALAISRSLSVGWFLAAQFRNQLPPELRTAVDINARSKVIFATEADDARELAAKLAPELEPADFMSLPRFHAYANLVADGAPSGWGLVRTLPPPPVVADVETVRMTARTNYAPTETAPARTAPGAAQPSPEPAPQQFGRKRRNRPDAS; encoded by the coding sequence GTGGCCGCTCGAGTCCACCAGGACGAGCGAGTCTTTGCGGAGAGCGCAGCACCCGGCGACAACCGGCGTTTGGGTATCGCGCCGCAGGATCAGACGTTTCACGGCGTGGCATACGGCCCTGCGGGGTCTGGTAAGACGAATGTCCTGCTCCACCTGATCACCGCGGACATAACTGCTGGCCGGCCCGTGGTTGTGCTCGATCCCAAGCGGCAGCTCATTGACGACATCTTGGCGCGGGTGCCAGCACACAGGGTGGACGACATAGTCGAGCTGAACGCTGCCGACGAAAATCCAGTCGGCTTCAACCCACTGGACATCGGTCGCCGTGACCCGGACGTGGTCGTCGACGGCATCCTGGCCGTGTTCGCGTCGGTCTTCGCAGATGGCTATGGCCCTCGCACTGCTGACTTGTTCAGCTCCGGCTTGCGCACCCTGGCCCGCGGCAGTAGTCCGAACGTCCCAGCGACGTTGACCGACCTGCCCCGACTGTTCAGCGACCCCGCATTCCGTCGTCCATATGTCGGCCGCGTACAGGGCGACCTCGCACTGGCCCAGTTCTGGGCTGCATGGGACGAACAAGGCCCTGCCGCCCAGGCGACTGTCCTGGCCGCGCCCATGAACAAACTGCGGCAGTTCTTGCTGCGGCCGGCGGTGGTGCGGATGCTTGATCAACGGCAAGGCCGGTTCCGGCTACGGGACGTCTTCCGGGAGAACAAGGTCGTGCTCGTGCCCCTAAACGAGGGCCTCATCGGGCCCGGGGTGGCAAGTCTGCTCGGCAGCCTGATCATCGCGGAGGTATGGCAAGCCGTCCAGGAACGGGCAGGCGAAGCCGGTGCACGCCAACGGCCCGGAGTCGTCTACGTCGATGAAGCACCCCGCTTTGTCCACCTGCCGACTTCGCTAGCCGACGCACTCGCAATCTCGCGCAGCCTGTCAGTTGGCTGGTTCCTGGCCGCACAGTTCCGTAACCAGCTCCCACCAGAGCTACGAACTGCCGTGGATATCAACGCGAGGAGCAAAGTCATCTTTGCGACCGAAGCCGATGACGCCCGCGAGTTGGCCGCCAAGCTGGCCCCGGAGCTGGAGCCTGCGGACTTCATGTCGCTCCCCCGGTTCCACGCCTACGCCAACTTGGTAGCTGACGGTGCTCCGTCCGGCTGGGGACTGGTGCGCACGCTTCCGCCGCCACCGGTCGTCGCTGACGTCGAGACCGTACGAATGACCGCTCGCACCAACTACGCGCCTACGGAAACCGCACCGGCGCGCACGGCGCCAGGTGCCGCCCAGCCGTCGCCCGAGCCTGCGCCACAGCAGTTCGGACGCAAACGTCGGAATCGACCCGACGCCTCGTGA
- a CDS encoding MT-A70 family methyltransferase, with translation MTNTSSRVVPARFHTILADPPWDHQQQGIKGAERHYRLMSLKRIKDMPVSDLAEDDAHLWLWVTNASLRDGYDVAEAWGFTPRSVLTWVKFRLGLGAYLRNSTEHLLFCTRGKAPVGFKSQPTWINAPVQEHSRKPDEQYAVIERISPGPYLELFARRRPPSTRDWFVWGNEVDADVRVPGYPVPSDHQSAPGERGR, from the coding sequence GTGACAAATACATCATCGCGGGTGGTCCCCGCTCGCTTTCACACCATCCTGGCCGACCCCCCATGGGATCACCAGCAACAAGGGATCAAGGGTGCCGAACGGCACTACAGGCTCATGAGCCTGAAGCGCATCAAGGACATGCCAGTCTCAGACCTCGCCGAGGATGACGCGCACCTCTGGCTGTGGGTCACTAACGCCAGCTTGCGCGACGGGTACGACGTCGCCGAAGCCTGGGGCTTCACGCCCCGGTCAGTTCTCACCTGGGTGAAGTTCCGCCTGGGCCTGGGGGCTTACCTGCGAAACAGCACGGAGCACCTGCTGTTCTGCACACGGGGCAAAGCCCCTGTCGGTTTCAAGTCGCAGCCGACATGGATCAACGCGCCAGTCCAGGAACACTCTCGCAAGCCCGATGAGCAGTACGCCGTCATCGAGCGGATCTCCCCTGGCCCCTACCTGGAGCTGTTTGCCCGCAGGCGACCGCCCAGCACTCGCGACTGGTTCGTCTGGGGCAACGAGGTCGACGCCGACGTCCGCGTCCCCGGCTACCCGGTACCCAGCGATCACCAAAGCGCTCCCGGCGAAAGGGGGCGATAG
- a CDS encoding XRE family transcriptional regulator produces the protein MAQQQGRYCSCGTRLARDNHGERCTTCQRKTIALDVARPPIVPPDFWQHDRMHEALVSWHMGQVFYAYRTHPWHGRVLSQELMASWLDLNQAQLSRIESGKPPQDLGKLMRWAHSLKIPAELLWFKLPDVRGATATAVVAARPVPEDPASKPEVPLAGGLLPVVVNGRAVLVPIDAETIATSGLGSFVGTPADASAAHTTERDPMSPLNRRDLLKSGVAAVALPGLGLDELNHVAHALDDAHRYLDGPVVDYFRRVLDKAKRDDGALGPRKTLPVMLALLGAVESQAREVKPDVRRELLAVGSDGAEFAGWLYRDIQQPQAAVFWYDRAMEWAQEADNAAMQGYVLLKKSQMAYDERDALRMLTLAQAAGHDRWQLPARVRAEVTQQEALGRAMLGDPLDVVRGQLAAAEALLTHAPEDEPDSLGAYFNGHTRLVRDAITYTEAGKPSLAVDLFSDVLSAGVLSRRDTGFFNARRAAALALSGEPDEAAQVGKASALVAHEVTSERTVRVLGEVLSTLDRWRSRPAVREFRESLTA, from the coding sequence ATGGCGCAGCAGCAAGGTCGATACTGCTCGTGCGGGACGAGGCTGGCTCGCGATAACCACGGCGAGCGCTGCACGACCTGCCAGCGAAAGACCATTGCTCTGGATGTCGCCAGACCGCCCATTGTGCCGCCGGATTTCTGGCAGCACGACCGGATGCACGAGGCGCTCGTTAGCTGGCATATGGGGCAGGTGTTCTACGCCTACCGAACGCATCCGTGGCATGGCAGGGTGCTGTCTCAGGAGCTGATGGCGAGCTGGCTCGACCTGAACCAGGCGCAGCTAAGCCGCATTGAGAGCGGCAAGCCACCGCAAGACCTCGGCAAGCTCATGAGATGGGCGCATAGCCTGAAGATCCCGGCAGAACTACTGTGGTTCAAGCTGCCCGACGTCAGGGGTGCAACTGCTACCGCGGTTGTCGCCGCTCGACCCGTACCTGAAGATCCGGCATCGAAGCCGGAGGTCCCGCTGGCCGGCGGACTGTTGCCGGTCGTGGTCAACGGTCGTGCCGTTCTCGTTCCCATCGACGCTGAGACGATCGCAACGAGCGGGCTGGGCAGCTTTGTTGGTACCCCGGCGGACGCGTCCGCTGCACACACCACAGAGCGAGACCCCATGAGCCCACTGAATCGCCGGGACCTCCTGAAGAGTGGGGTTGCTGCGGTAGCACTGCCCGGCCTCGGGCTGGACGAGCTGAACCATGTTGCCCACGCCCTTGACGATGCCCACCGCTACCTCGACGGCCCAGTCGTCGACTACTTCCGCCGCGTCCTGGACAAGGCCAAGCGTGATGATGGCGCGCTCGGTCCCAGGAAGACACTGCCGGTCATGCTGGCTTTGCTCGGAGCGGTCGAGAGTCAAGCCCGCGAGGTGAAGCCAGATGTACGTCGTGAACTCCTGGCCGTGGGCAGCGATGGCGCAGAGTTCGCCGGATGGCTGTACCGGGATATCCAGCAGCCGCAAGCCGCCGTGTTCTGGTACGACCGCGCGATGGAGTGGGCGCAGGAGGCCGACAACGCGGCCATGCAGGGATACGTGCTGCTCAAGAAGTCACAGATGGCCTATGACGAACGAGACGCGCTCCGGATGCTGACGCTTGCCCAGGCCGCCGGGCACGATCGGTGGCAGCTGCCGGCGCGGGTGCGAGCCGAGGTCACCCAGCAGGAGGCACTTGGCCGAGCGATGCTCGGCGACCCGCTCGACGTGGTGCGCGGCCAGCTGGCCGCCGCCGAAGCCTTGTTGACCCATGCTCCCGAGGACGAGCCAGATAGCCTCGGGGCGTATTTCAACGGCCATACACGGCTTGTGCGGGACGCCATTACCTACACCGAGGCCGGTAAGCCGAGCCTCGCGGTCGACCTGTTCAGTGACGTGCTGAGTGCCGGAGTCTTGTCCCGCCGTGACACCGGATTCTTCAACGCACGGCGGGCCGCAGCCCTGGCGCTCAGCGGTGAGCCGGACGAGGCCGCGCAGGTGGGTAAGGCGTCGGCCCTTGTAGCGCACGAGGTGACGTCTGAGCGCACCGTACGTGTTCTCGGTGAGGTCCTCTCGACCCTTGATCGGTGGCGCAGCCGGCCTGCGGTCCGAGAATTCCGCGAGTCGCTTACTGCGTAG
- a CDS encoding GNAT family N-acetyltransferase — MRDQRTWREVNRRNRDWLRPWEATIPPPTPSGPIAHRPTYRQMVRHLRSEANAGRMLPFVIEYRGQLVGQLTVAGITWGSMCSGHVGYWVDQSVAGRGVMPTSVALVVDHCFRTVGLHRIEVCIRPENGPSRRVVEKLGFREEGLRPRYLHIDGAWRDHLVFALTAEEVPDGLLRRWQRARSSKQVPDTGPGIE, encoded by the coding sequence ATGCGCGACCAGCGGACCTGGCGAGAGGTCAACCGGCGCAACCGGGACTGGCTGCGCCCGTGGGAGGCGACCATTCCGCCGCCCACCCCGAGCGGGCCGATCGCGCACCGGCCGACCTACCGGCAGATGGTCCGGCACCTGAGGTCCGAGGCGAACGCGGGCCGGATGCTGCCGTTCGTCATCGAGTACCGGGGGCAACTCGTCGGGCAGTTGACGGTCGCGGGAATCACCTGGGGCTCGATGTGCTCGGGGCACGTCGGTTACTGGGTGGACCAGTCGGTGGCCGGGCGCGGGGTGATGCCGACGTCCGTGGCGCTTGTCGTGGACCACTGTTTCCGCACCGTCGGTCTGCACCGCATCGAGGTCTGCATTCGCCCCGAGAACGGCCCCAGCCGACGGGTCGTGGAAAAACTCGGATTCCGCGAGGAGGGACTGCGGCCGCGCTATCTCCACATCGACGGGGCCTGGCGGGACCATCTCGTGTTCGCCCTCACCGCGGAGGAAGTACCGGACGGGTTGCTCAGACGCTGGCAGCGGGCACGCTCCAGCAAGCAGGTCCCGGATACAGGTCCCGGAATTGAATAA
- a CDS encoding replication-relaxation family protein — MKYNDIASLLESLSERDLSILESLRVHRALTTALIRRLHFPISNEPHEAGSGKSHATEMAAAVATIRVLTRLESRRLITRLQRRIGGVRAGSTGIVWQLGATGERLLRAQHGDPARRRYSEPSPSFIAHTLAAADLAIRLYELARHGEIELLRLEAEPECWRTFLLAHGARQWLKPDLFAITADGDYEHHLFIEADNATEHAPVIVRKALQYERYASSGIHQQEHGLFPSVVWVVPNQKRQDAIRAALAAEPRLQHLAAANVFHVVTVEEFPHLIAEGPENIPTP, encoded by the coding sequence ATGAAGTACAACGACATAGCAAGCTTGCTCGAATCACTCTCCGAGCGCGATCTATCCATCCTTGAGTCATTGCGCGTGCATCGCGCACTGACAACTGCACTAATCCGGCGACTGCACTTCCCGATCAGCAATGAACCCCACGAAGCTGGAAGCGGGAAGAGCCACGCGACGGAAATGGCCGCCGCCGTAGCCACTATCCGGGTACTGACCCGTCTGGAATCCCGCCGCCTGATCACCCGTCTGCAACGCCGGATCGGGGGCGTACGAGCCGGGAGTACCGGCATCGTGTGGCAGCTCGGCGCGACCGGTGAGCGGCTTCTCCGAGCTCAACACGGGGACCCCGCGCGACGCCGTTACAGCGAACCGTCTCCGAGCTTCATCGCTCACACATTGGCAGCCGCCGACCTAGCCATACGGCTCTACGAACTGGCCAGGCACGGTGAGATCGAGCTACTGCGACTTGAAGCCGAGCCGGAGTGCTGGCGAACGTTCCTGTTGGCGCACGGTGCCCGCCAGTGGCTCAAGCCCGACCTGTTCGCAATCACCGCAGACGGCGACTACGAGCACCACCTGTTCATCGAGGCTGACAACGCCACCGAACACGCCCCGGTCATCGTGCGCAAAGCTCTCCAATACGAGCGGTATGCGAGCTCGGGCATCCACCAACAGGAACATGGGTTGTTTCCGTCCGTGGTTTGGGTTGTGCCGAACCAGAAGAGACAGGACGCCATACGTGCAGCGCTGGCCGCCGAGCCGCGATTGCAGCATTTGGCGGCGGCCAACGTGTTTCACGTCGTGACGGTCGAGGAGTTTCCGCACCTGATCGCCGAAGGGCCGGAAAACATACCCACCCCATAG
- the moaC gene encoding cyclic pyranopterin monophosphate synthase MoaC, translating to MSTQDRLTHIDEAGAARMVDVSGKDVTARTARASGRVLVSPRVIELLRGEGVPKGDALATARIAGIMGAKRTPDLIPLCHPLSVSGVKLDLSVADDAVEILATVKTTDRTGVEMEALTAVSVAALTVIDMVKAVDKGAVITDVRVEEKTGGKSGDWSRS from the coding sequence ATGAGTACGCAGGACCGACTGACCCACATCGACGAAGCGGGAGCCGCCCGCATGGTCGACGTATCCGGCAAGGACGTCACCGCACGCACCGCGCGCGCGAGCGGGCGCGTCCTCGTCTCGCCCCGAGTGATCGAGCTGCTGCGCGGCGAGGGCGTCCCCAAGGGCGACGCCCTGGCCACCGCGCGGATCGCGGGCATCATGGGCGCCAAACGCACCCCGGACCTCATCCCCCTGTGCCACCCGTTGTCGGTGTCCGGTGTGAAACTGGATCTGTCGGTCGCGGACGACGCCGTGGAGATCCTCGCCACCGTGAAGACCACGGACCGCACGGGCGTCGAGATGGAGGCCCTCACCGCGGTCTCCGTCGCCGCGCTCACCGTGATCGACATGGTCAAGGCGGTCGACAAGGGAGCGGTCATCACGGACGTACGGGTGGAGGAGAAGACGGGCGGCAAGTCGGGCGACTGGAGCCGGTCATGA
- a CDS encoding MogA/MoaB family molybdenum cofactor biosynthesis protein — MTADGPSTGAASTDGARLAPYRALVVTASNRAAAGVYEDKGGPLIADGLKRFGFEVDGPQVVPDGDPVEAALRAGVEAAYDVIVTTGGTGISPTDRTPEATRAVLDHEVPGIAEAIRAFGRDKVPTAALSRGLAGVAAGTLIVNLPGSSGGVKDGLAVLEPLLRHAVDQIRGGDHQRPGAGSGGAS, encoded by the coding sequence ATGACAGCCGACGGCCCCTCCACGGGCGCCGCATCGACGGACGGCGCGCGCCTCGCGCCGTACCGCGCCCTGGTCGTCACCGCCTCCAACCGGGCCGCCGCCGGTGTCTACGAGGACAAGGGCGGCCCGCTGATCGCCGACGGCCTGAAAAGGTTCGGCTTCGAGGTCGACGGCCCGCAGGTCGTGCCGGACGGTGACCCCGTGGAGGCCGCCCTGCGCGCGGGCGTCGAAGCGGCCTACGACGTCATCGTCACCACCGGCGGCACCGGCATCTCGCCCACCGACCGCACCCCCGAGGCGACCCGCGCGGTGCTCGACCACGAGGTGCCGGGCATCGCCGAGGCCATCCGCGCGTTCGGCCGGGACAAGGTGCCCACCGCCGCGCTCTCCCGGGGCCTGGCCGGGGTGGCGGCGGGCACGCTGATCGTGAACCTGCCGGGTTCCAGCGGCGGGGTCAAGGACGGACTGGCCGTCCTGGAGCCCCTGTTGAGGCACGCCGTCGACCAGATCCGTGGCGGCGACCACCAAAGACCCGGCGCCGGCAGTGGGGGTGCGAGCTGA
- a CDS encoding alpha/beta hydrolase yields MATDSVSVRTLDGLHLAGTLERPQEPATRAVLLVHGGGVTREEGGFFGRLATGLAEAGVASLRFDLRAHGQSEGKQEELTLSMILNDIRVMLAYLRKATGAEDVTLLGASFGGGLCAYYAAKQPDEVTRLVLFNPQLNYKKRTIDSRAYWENDSISDEAAAELNERGALQFTPTLRHGRPMLNEVFWLRPHEVLGEVQAPTLIVHGTADTLVPFESSQDAVPRFTTPVQLVPVEGSQHGFAVHDDPQYLNPKSQEYQAFVIRTVTDWLTATQ; encoded by the coding sequence ATGGCGACTGACAGCGTGAGCGTTCGCACCCTCGACGGCCTGCACCTGGCGGGCACACTCGAACGCCCCCAGGAGCCCGCCACGCGCGCCGTACTCCTAGTACACGGTGGCGGGGTCACGCGCGAAGAGGGCGGGTTCTTCGGGCGGCTCGCAACCGGTCTTGCTGAAGCGGGCGTTGCTTCGCTCCGCTTCGACCTGCGGGCTCATGGCCAGAGCGAGGGCAAGCAGGAGGAGCTAACGCTCTCCATGATCCTTAACGACATCCGCGTCATGCTCGCCTATCTCCGCAAGGCGACCGGTGCCGAGGACGTCACACTCCTTGGAGCCAGCTTCGGCGGGGGCCTCTGCGCCTACTACGCCGCGAAGCAGCCGGACGAGGTCACGCGTCTGGTGCTGTTCAATCCGCAGCTCAACTACAAGAAGCGGACTATTGACAGCCGCGCCTACTGGGAGAACGACAGCATCAGCGACGAGGCCGCCGCGGAACTCAACGAGCGCGGTGCACTCCAGTTCACGCCAACGCTGCGTCACGGCCGCCCGATGCTCAACGAGGTGTTCTGGCTGAGGCCCCATGAGGTACTCGGCGAAGTCCAGGCCCCGACCCTCATCGTGCACGGCACGGCGGACACGCTCGTACCGTTCGAGTCGTCACAAGACGCTGTTCCCCGCTTCACCACCCCCGTCCAGCTCGTACCTGTCGAGGGTTCGCAGCACGGCTTCGCCGTCCACGATGACCCGCAGTACCTCAACCCAAAGAGCCAGGAGTACCAAGCGTTTGTCATCCGTACTGTGACGGACTGGCTAACTGCTACGCAGTAA
- a CDS encoding ATP-binding protein has product MSPEPFTSRLELTAQTDAVRWARRHTRDVLSAWQVPSNHVDTAALAVSELVTNAVRHVVKSMPAAGPARLALTLRHRGTHLIVEVSDPDVRPPVPQGLSALSAESGRGLFIVESVSKEWGYYLPPTGGKVVWCVLSLDKEQ; this is encoded by the coding sequence ATGAGCCCGGAACCCTTTACCAGCCGACTGGAGTTGACCGCGCAGACCGATGCAGTGCGCTGGGCCAGACGGCACACCAGGGATGTACTGAGCGCCTGGCAGGTACCGAGCAACCACGTTGATACCGCTGCGCTGGCCGTCTCCGAACTCGTCACGAACGCCGTGCGCCATGTGGTCAAGTCCATGCCGGCCGCTGGACCCGCTCGGTTGGCGCTGACCCTGCGGCACCGCGGTACGCACCTGATCGTCGAGGTATCTGACCCAGATGTTCGGCCGCCCGTTCCCCAGGGCCTCTCAGCCCTGAGCGCGGAAAGCGGGCGAGGCTTGTTCATCGTGGAAAGCGTCTCGAAAGAGTGGGGTTACTACCTGCCGCCTACGGGCGGCAAAGTCGTGTGGTGCGTGCTCTCACTGGACAAGGAGCAGTAG